One window from the genome of Emys orbicularis isolate rEmyOrb1 chromosome 22, rEmyOrb1.hap1, whole genome shotgun sequence encodes:
- the LOC135893507 gene encoding transcription factor HES-5-like has translation MAPSTVFMEHNNLLTPKEKNKLRKPVVEKMRRDRINSSIEQLKLLLEKEFQRHQPNSKLEKADILEMTVSYLKQQSQLQIKTAGTIRKNSQFDFKEGYSRCLQEAFHFLSLHKVQTETQSKLLSRFQKSQSAAPEVICSPSSQNTPKQASLKNVNALWRPW, from the exons ATGGCCCCCAGCACTGTTTTCATGGAGCACAACAACCTGCTGAcaccaaaagagaaaaacaaa CTGAGGAAGCCAGTGGTGGAGAAAATGCGCCGGGACCGGATTAACAGCAGCATCGAGCAGCTGAAACTCCTGCTGGAGAAGGAGTTCCAGAGACACCAGCCCAACTCCAAGCTGGAGAAAGCCGACATCCTGGAGATGACTGTCAGCTACCTGAAACAGCAGAGCCAGCTGCAGATAAAGA CTGCAGGAACCATCCGTAAAAACTCTCAGTTCGACTTCAAGGAAGGCTACTCCAGGTGCCTGCAGGAGGCTTTCCATTTCCTGTCTCTCCATAAAGTCCAAACAGAAACGCAGAGCAAGCTCTTGAGTCGCTTCCAGAAGAGCCAGTCGGCTGCGCCAGAGGTCATCTGCTCCCCTTCCAGCCAGAACACCCCAAAGCAAGCATCCCTGAAGAACGTTAATGCTCTCTGGAGACCCTGGTag